CTTACTCTATTTTACAACTTTGTATGATCATCTTTAGCATAAATTCGCGATCGTATGGTGAGCGTGCTTTCTCTAGAGAAAACGACACgtaaacataatatatatttttattctcAGATTGCTGCATCAAGATGAATATGAAGGTGATCTTTACTTTCATCCTTGGAGTGTTGTGTACAACTACAGCTGCCGATGATGACAAATATGTAAGTACATCACAAATCCTTCATACTCAACTAAAGAACAATACACCAAGAGTTCCCATACTCAGTCATATGCTTTGTACTACGATATGTATCAATTGAAGCTCCGTACTaggtgtatatatgtatagatgtaCACCAACTGTATTTATAATGCACCTCTACCCAGGAGAGCTCTAGGCGCTAACATTAACCATCCCTAGTCACGAATGAATAGCAGCACAATGACCCTCCTccttcctcaactcccttggAAGCATACAGTCCATTGCTGCCTCTGTAAGTGCATGGGATCAAGGAAtttacattgcaacctctatcctaccaggtacatggttcaaatcttgcccaaagatAAATTttaaccattcgaccatcatATCTACGTAATCGTATCATTAGCTGACAGCAGAATGTATTATCTTGCCTttcaatacaaatatcaaaattatcataTAATCATTATCCATGCATTATATCTCAGTACACTACAGCAGAATCTGTCGGGAGTGGGCTTCtaatatttttaatatgtgTATGCAAACTTTCACCTGTTCTGATAAACATGTGACAAATGACACTCACCCACAGTTGTGACTGTTATCTACAGAGCCACATACTGGTATATAAAGCATACAGACGGTTTGATAACACTTcagctttatttatttatttatttatttacacataggCAACGGACACCTATAAACTTGGACCCCAAAACCTTTACTGTAAACTTTACttgaaaaagatgaaatatCATTTCAATTGAAAACGTCACTTCACTTGAATTtaaaacatcacttacactgaTGTAATATTTCCCAAACTGGAAAAAACATGTTTACTAAACTAAATCTTTATTTGTTGATAGAAAATCACCAAACAatcaaataaatgttttttcGTTTCATTtgatgtgtatttgtatttatcgAACACTTCACACTACTGTTTTTCAAGTTgtaagataaataaaaaataccgaTTGCTGGAAATCAAACATGATATATTCATTAACATAATGTTTCTTTAATCAATCATGCTTTCATAGGGCGACCCAAGTAAGTTggtataatttttttctaatcTAAAGTATCACAATTATTTTCTCTATAGTGTTACCATATTACCTAATTTGAAACATGCTTTTCAAGACTCTCCTTTCGAGCTTGTACACCTGTGTACAGTACGTTACAAgaagtataataataataatattaataataataataataataataataataataataataatattattattattattattattattattattattattgttgttgttgttgttgttgttgttgttgttttaaaatgatttattcattttttaaataaatgtttattgATCATTATCGTTAACAATGTGATTTATTTCCCGTAATATACTGCTTTTGAGGAAAATCTGTCAAGCATTATATTGTCCCCTAGGTAAGCGCAAAGAAGTCCGATGAGAGACTATATATAATGTTATTTCGAATGTATTAGTAACCAAAGAATTATTATATAAGTATATTTCATATGAGAATGTACAGTGGAATTCCCTGTGTCAACTCTGACAGTTGATGGGCACCATTCCAATGTTTTATTAAGTTTGGTTAACTATAGAATAgttcaaagaaataaaacctATCACCAAAAGTACAAAGTTACAGACATTGcgtatttaatttttttcccaTAAGTCATCACTTTTGAAGCACCTGCCGTGCTCACATGTGGATGCATACGGTACGACATCTACTGTCAACAACCCAAAGATGACCGTCCATATCAGGAAAATGCTAGGAAGTTTTGTGAAAGTGATGGCGGCAGTCTGGCTATTCTGAACACCAAAGAGAGGGATGATATGGTGAGAGAAAAAATCTCAACGATTGCCGACCTGAAGGCTTGCATACCCAGACATGGTTTTTGGTTTGGTCTTATCGATGGTGATGGCGATGACGAGGGAAACTATGTCTGGGGTGCCGGGCACTGTCCAGCTAGTCATTTTAACTGGGCTCCAAATGAACCTAATAACAACATCAAGCAGAATGCAGAGAGTGGCCAGGACtgtgttcaaatgtggtatgtTTACATATCCTTCCTCCTTTTATGTCCATTTATGTTATTATAATGATTTACATGGCTACAACACAAAGCACTTCAATTGTGTTTTTTAGAATTCAGCTTTCGATCTGATTGGTcgacaatcctcatcagaatgatacATTCGATAtgtacagctgaccactaggtgcgGTATCATTAGCCTGTAATAATTACGTAGTTCGATGCCCCCGTCTCTGTTGATCTTTCTCGGGATATCGCATGGAATGTGCATTCACATATTAGCTATGTTCGTCGATCCTTGTTTACAGTCGTCGTCCCGAATGGCCAATGTACATTTGTCAATTGGTTAGCTGTAACTGAGCACTTTGCCATTGTGATGAGAATAGTCGACCAGACAGATCAAAATCTGTTATTTTCTTGTAGTTAGGAATATTTCAAATGGATCGATAAATACGAATTAACAGAAATatgaacaaacaacaacaaggacgaagaagaagacgacgacgacgacgacgacaacaacaacaacaacaacaacaacaacaacaacaacaacaacaacaacgacgacaacaacaacaacaacaataataataataacaacatttgCATACAGGATTACATCATTATATTCTGCATGGaaataatgatttattattTCGATACCCCTGCCGTCTGAGTACCGTATACCTCGTCCATTTAGTGGATGTGCCATAGTTATCTATTCATGTCCAGGGCTGCCAAgtatatcactgtaaatttaCCATACATGTCACACAAGCGTCATTTTGGATGGGATTCTTACAAACATACGTGTTTATTCAGTGGCACGTTTCAGGCCTATCTTGATAGTTATAAATCAAATTGCGAATATCAAGGCAGATATGTTACAATATATCATACAAATTACATCATgcaagttatttatttatttatttatttatttattcatttatttacacataGGCAATGAACACCTATAAACGTGaaccccaaaacaaatatacatagaaataaaagacaaccAGCAAAAACTTCAGTTACAATACACAATAAACGGAAACGAAGATAGAATTTTATTAAACGACATTTTTTACAATGAGAGACTGACAttcaggtacagggattttcaTGATCAAACTTATATTTGTTTCGTTGAATTTATGTTAAAAGGTTTCGACCAGGCAAGAAAGGCCAATGGGACGATGAATATTGTAACTTTAGACCAAAGGGTATTATCTGCCAACATGAAGGTTTTGTATGCTTTCTCTATATTTGTCTTTTTGATAAGTATATATATCtcccaataataataataataataataacaacaacaacaacaacaacaacaacaacaacaacgaattGGTGGagatttgtctgtctgtcaaccgGTCTGTTTCTTTAAATATCTACTTTATATCCGTCTGTTtgcttgtgtttgtttgtttgtttgtttgtttgtttgtgtatgtgtgtgtgtgtctgtatgtgtgtgtgtctctgtctgtctctctctttgtcATTGTTTAGTCTGTagatatcaaattatgtatttatttacttatctaTTTGCTTATTTGTCTGACAAATAGATTTGTCtgactgtttgttttgtttattagtttattatttattgtttatttacttctatatgtctttctgtctgtttgcctgcctgtctcTTATTGTTATAATCTTTCGTGATATCAAAGACACAGTTTTTTTAGCATATTACCACTTtaggtaaaaataaaaaatgcttgtttccgataacatgacttcagaaaatggGGTAGATAGGTCGAGATTCTATTTtatgttacatttcatttttaattacttcgacccaaagacaagatactcgttggtcacaatatttctgtaacagttgatgaggtgtaaaagaagtaaatgaagacgattatgtgattcagaagtaaacaAACCCAACTGTGCAGACTGTGTTGTTATAGACTGAAATGGcatcgtttctctctggaatgtggtAGTAAAATTGGAACTAAAGATACTTCGGCAAGAAAGTCTACAGGGAACCTTTTTGCACGTGAAAAACGTTTAGGGTCGGTGGCTTAAACTAGAGACAGTCCGGTTTTaagaaacacactattttttatttgaccttAGAAAACTTCAGTTGTAAACTGttctttttttatcttttgCAGTGGAATGCTCTAATTAAATCAAAGACGATATCGACAACTAAACACAATATatgtgtttccatgacaaccctATAGGAAACAtcgtcatttatttatttcctttcTTGACTCTAGCGAAGATGTTAAATAGAATATTAGTTTTCCAATAGCGTTTTCCCAGAGAATAAAATGCATAATTAAAGCAATTTCTGACTGGTGTTTTATATAAACTAACTTGTTTCATTCAACAATATAGCCCGATATACTACATTGCTAGTGATAGTGGAAGAGGAGCCCAACTACTTTGAAATAAGGCTGTACCCTACCCACCTCACTTCAATAATTCATTGAATAGCGACCATTTCTATTGGAATGTTCATGAAAGCTTTGGGAGTTTGTCTTTGACATTTTCAGAATACTGACTGCAATTCAAAATGTTCAGGAATATCTCTTGTATCCAATATGTCAACAGCTGATGAGTTACGActacaatgttttcatttgtgaCCTTAAGTTCTTCACtctaaataaatacatatagaCACATTAAGACACAACCTTCTGTGTTCAGTATCTAGACTCTAAGCACTTTAGTTTTTAACAGTGGATCATATAATATGACAACACATCATTCGGATTAACTTGTTGAATTGGGTTATGATGGTGTTGAGGTAACAGGTGGCCTTAACCAAGCAAAACTAATGACCACATGAAtgaccacatacatacatacatacatacatacatacatacatacatacatacatacatacatatgttatcGAACAAAATAGAATATATTGCATTTTGCTATTTTATTTGATGATTACTGTTAAATTGACAGGAGATTCGCTAAAACACGTAGATGATAACATTAATTCAAATGTTCTACATAGATGTGGGAAATATACTAGAATTAGAACAATCTTGATCTGATGattgatatcaatattatcaGCAGGAAGCTGGTACAGCACGATGATTCCAATATACGTCATAGTTACAGTAAGgaactgaaatgaaaataataccaGAATTATAAAGACTTCCATCCGGGcatttaagttatatatattgGAACAATATTCCAGGCATTGGTGTGTCAATTTTAAAATCTTCCTGTGTAAATGACATACTGCTTATTTTGTGTTGCAGCTGTTTAAAGTCATTCAAGTTTTCCGATAAGAGGTAAAAATCAGACTTAACTTTCTTCTTCTCAAGCGcaaaactctctctctctctcgctctctctctctctctctctctctctctctctctctctctctcatatggTTTTATAAATATCAACTATATGTTCTGAAACTTACTTTTGTATTCACAGATGTATCCCTTTTCTCTGTAAGAGCAGTATTCGTCATCCCATTTACCCCACTTACCCTCACCTCTAGAACGATACCTGTTTGGTTTAGAGAAATAACAATGAAACAGATAAGACATTTTGATGTTTGTATTATTAAGAAAACAATCGAATTTTCACACCAGATTTGAATAGGTATATGTTAAAGATAATAGAATGTTGTATTTCATCAACGTAACAAATTTCAAGACACTTTGATTGAGATACAAATGTTCCTCTTTAAGACATCCATAGAAAATGTGCAAAGATTCCAAAGACACTGAAAAATATGGCGGCAAGCACATGCGTAAGTACAAACATCCTCGAACCAAACAGTCAACCTTTTTGTCGGTTTATTcacattacattttacaatagaGCTTACCATAACTGAGCACAATCTTGTCCTTTGTCGTCTCTTTTCGTGTTGTCGTTCGGTTCCCCAGCAGCCCAGTTTGTGAATTCAGTACATACACCATTATCGTAATACCATACGTGCTCGTCCTCTACTGCTATGTCATTCATTCCAATCCAGAATCCATACTGTTCAATACACCACTTGTCAAACAAACAGTTGTCATCTATGTAGTCGAAAAGAACTTGACTTGTCTGGGAATTATCTACAATTGCGAGACTACCTCCCAGGTTTTCACAAATAGCTTTGGCTTCAGCTTGGAATTCGTCAGTAGGTTGTTCACAGAAAAACTCGTATATCCTGCAGTCACAATCACCAGCGACATCAAACTCCATTGTACATATGCCTGTTAAAGATAATACATATTAATCAAAGGCACCATATCTATAGGGAAATcgatatgcatacattaccccagtttcaatttgtatatatacttCATTAGCTAAGGTTGGTCATGAACAACTGGATATAAATTCAAACGGTTATTATCATAATATAAGCTTACAATCAGATATACAAGATTGACTAATCTAGCTGTTAGACCCTCGGGCATTTCTGCTAACTTTAAAACGATGAAGCAAAGCCAGGTCGCCGAACGCTAAATGCACTGGAGCGGTGTACCAGAGGTAATATCACCCTCGACCTTTGTTATCCAACCTTTCGAGCGCCAACTATAGTAAGACCTCCGATTTGTTGTGTGTATAGTGTGTGTTGTCATGAACTGCTGTAAATTctatattagatgtacaactaTAGTTATTTTTGATTACATGATAGGTCAAATATACTAAAAAGTTGTTGATACATACCATTGTTGTCCTTGAATTGATGTAAGGGAAAAATAAGATTTTGACTTTTAGTGATTAAACtaattcatttgttgatggAATAAATTAATCAATGGCGAATTATATTagcataaacaaacacaaaccaccaccaccaccaccaccaccaccaccaccacaaccaccaccatcactaacTCGTGAATCTGGACAATTGACAAAAACTCTTTTAATATGACAAGCTTGTGGCTGAAcacaatttcattttgttagaAAAAGACAAATATCACTCTGAAACTGAATTCctaaaataataaaactgaaaaattaATACTTACAGGATAGTTACTTGTTCCCTCTGGACAAGTATTAATACTAGTAACGACACCCAAACCACAAACAGCAATGAAGATAACTTTGATATCCATAGTAGACGTCCTTGTAAACTTGAGATAGAGAAAATAATCACgttgtaaaaccaaaattatAACGGCAATCAATAGCTATGGCGATTTTTTGCAAGAAAATATTGTtaatagacacacacacacacacacacacacacacaaacatacacacacacacacacacacgcacgcacacacatacatacatacatacatacatacatacatacatacatacacacacacacatgcatgcatgcatacatacatacatacatacatacatacatacatacatacatacatacatacatacatacatacatacagatctTCGAAATGTTGCAAAGATAATCGACATGTAAATCGCAATCATGTTTGTCTTTGTTAATATCACTGCGTATAGAAGTGTCACGTGTACAAATAAAACTGAATGATCTCAGACAAAATGTCTGAAAACGAAGAAGTTATATATGTTGAATTCCTTAAGATTTGATTGGCTACGTCCCTACCTCGGGAAGCTTTAACTGGAACAAAGAGGACAGGATTTCCCATCAGTGTAAAAAAGCTAGGGCAGCAAAAAGTGGCGAATTTATAGACTTAGCATGTAtattccaaataatataatCAATAATTGAACAACAACAATGCAATACTGGAGAACAACGATTTTGTCATCCGGCCACATGGAATGTGTAAGCTCGAAAGTATCTAAAGCGGTGGATGAGAACATTTGACCCTATAGTGAACTATCATCGGATAGACAATTAGTGCAAGACTGTAATAAGAAATCTTTGTGGTATGGCGTGTATAACTTTGGTCGATATAAACTGGCCAATAATGCCCAGTTTCTCTTTAGTAATGTCGATATAGATTTCTTTGTCACCACTTTTTTATTCTTCCACAGTAAGATCTAACAGTAGAAAATGTTTTAGACGACATAGTAGGATACTTGTTTCTACTACAATATAAAAGAATGCCTTTCTGTGTCGGAGCAATCGATGGGGTTGAGCAAAAAAGACAACGTCAAAGAAATACGTAAATAATTCCACCAGGGAAAAGAAGGGCGTAATTTCTATCAGCAAGGTAATTATAGATTAGCCATTGCAGTGGTCCAGTGACGACTACAAGCAATGTTAAATTTAGTTCAAATACAAAGACGAGTGACTGTTGCAAACAATTTTCTGAATCTAAATTTTGGAACAAATTGAATGAGGAAATGTGAGCACACAGACCAAGTTGTACACGTTCGCACAAATACGACAGGAATCTTGTAAAGGTACAAACGCAAATAACTTACAGTATTGGCTTCTTCGTTCTGCGATGAATCACTTTCTGCCTTCACCCAGTCTTCTCTGGTTGTGGATAATTCTGGTAACAATTCAGCCCTATTATATGCATCTATGTTTCACAGGGGTGCCTTACATGCAATTATTCGACGGTGATATTTTCGCTATCAGAGGTCAGTTTTCCTCCACTACTGAAATAGGAGTAAACCCCCATTATTCAAAAACacatcaatacattatatttcaaatttgaaataaatgttcaaatTGCATCATAACATCTCTCATTTATTCCGATCTGGTGGAAAGCAGTACTCAAAACCCTTACAATTTGACACGAAGAAATATAATTTGTCTTACTTTTAGAGCCTTAGAAATAATTATCGCAGCTGTTACATATCTACCAGTTCTCATCCACACTACATCGGTCCTAATCTATCCTACTCAGAGAAATCAGTGTTTTCAAAAAACCTTACTAATCACTCTTACATTTCGAGAACACTTGTTTAATACCTGTTTAcacattatatatcatatatgtctCATACAGTGTTCATATACACGTAATGAGCTGTAAACGAGAACATACGTCATATATGTCTCATACACTGTTCATATACACGTAATGAGCTGTAAACGAGAACATACATATTTAATGACTTCTaattgaacaaaataacaaaaagatATATGTATGATTAATCTCTaaacatcaatttgaaaataatataacacACTGGAAAACACAACATGTCCGTACTTTGCACAGGGATGTATCGACCGGTACTAACCTCAAATTAAGTCTTATGACAGTCCCTTAGTTTTCAGCATTAGCTTTGGTTAAGAGCTAGTAACGATGTGGGGGAAAAAGTAGCTTAAAATTTACATCATAAAAGTATTATTCACATTTGCTATACtgcgagagagcgagagagagtgagtgagagagagagagagggagagagacagacagacagacagacagacagacagacagacagacagacagacagacagagaggcagacacaggcagacagacagagaggcagacagCAAGAGATAGCGACGGAGCCAGTGGTCTGACATTTGTGAAAGCTATACTAAGGCGTAAAAGAAAgtttgtgtggttccgattacattgaattttaaaata
The Glandiceps talaboti chromosome 23, keGlaTala1.1, whole genome shotgun sequence genome window above contains:
- the LOC144453106 gene encoding perlucin-like protein; its protein translation is MTLLLPQLPWKHTVHCCLFITFEAPAVLTCGCIRYDIYCQQPKDDRPYQENARKFCESDGGSLAILNTKERDDMVREKISTIADLKACIPRHGFWFGLIDGDGDDEGNYVWGAGHCPASHFNWAPNEPNNNIKQNAESGQDCVQMWFRPGKKGQWDDEYCNFRPKGIICQHEVECSN
- the LOC144453108 gene encoding salivary C-type lectin 1-like: MEFDVAGDCDCRIYEFFCEQPTDEFQAEAKAICENLGGSLAIVDNSQTSQVLFDYIDDNCLFDKWCIEQYGFWIGMNDIAVEDEHVWYYDNGVCTEFTNWAAGEPNDNTKRDDKGQDCAQLWYRSRGEGKWGKWDDEYCSYREKGYICEYKIPYCNYDVYWNHRAVPASC